A genomic stretch from Chloroflexota bacterium includes:
- the glp gene encoding gephyrin-like molybdotransferase Glp — protein sequence MSDPMLSVEEARTRILSRVRLTEPESIPLREALGRVPAVASVTAAVDVPPFANSSMDGFALHVADAPGELALAGEVAAGASSLPALQPGTTVRIMTGAPIPPGADAVVPLEEAEMVGEDRVRLPMMEAGTYVRARGHDTRRGEHVELALEPLSPATIGVLASLGMGQIAVRRRPLVAILSTGDELVAPGGTLGPGQIHDANTVSLAAAVVEAGGEPIILPRVVDERGAIEAALQEGAAGADLLVVSGGVSVGRHDHVRAGIERLGHLAFWRIAVQPGKPLAFGSIGDRPVIGLPGNPVSALVTFELFVRILLRGMLGLPGDGRLHVTARLDATVPKDRERRAYLRVVLRPDTDGWLASPAGGQGSAQLRSLAAADALLVVPEGEAAGEAGARYDAVLLRGVS from the coding sequence GTGTCTGACCCGATGCTCTCCGTCGAGGAGGCGCGCACCCGGATCCTGTCCCGCGTCCGATTGACCGAGCCGGAGTCGATCCCGCTCCGCGAGGCCCTCGGTCGCGTGCCGGCCGTAGCGAGCGTCACCGCCGCGGTTGACGTGCCGCCCTTCGCAAACTCGTCGATGGACGGCTTCGCCCTGCACGTCGCCGATGCCCCGGGTGAGTTGGCGCTTGCCGGCGAGGTCGCAGCCGGGGCGAGCTCGCTGCCGGCGCTGCAGCCGGGCACGACCGTCCGGATCATGACCGGCGCGCCGATCCCGCCGGGCGCCGATGCGGTCGTCCCCCTGGAAGAGGCGGAGATGGTCGGCGAGGATCGCGTCCGCCTGCCGATGATGGAGGCAGGCACCTACGTGCGCGCCCGCGGGCACGACACGCGCCGCGGCGAGCACGTGGAGCTCGCACTCGAGCCGCTCTCCCCGGCGACGATCGGGGTCCTGGCTTCGCTGGGGATGGGGCAGATCGCCGTCCGGCGGCGTCCACTGGTCGCCATCCTCTCCACCGGCGACGAGCTCGTGGCGCCCGGGGGGACACTCGGCCCCGGCCAGATCCACGATGCCAATACCGTGTCGCTGGCCGCCGCCGTGGTCGAGGCAGGCGGTGAGCCGATCATCCTGCCCCGCGTCGTCGACGAGCGCGGAGCGATCGAGGCGGCGCTCCAGGAGGGAGCAGCGGGCGCGGACCTGCTGGTCGTCAGCGGCGGCGTCAGCGTGGGCCGCCACGACCATGTCCGGGCCGGGATCGAGCGACTCGGCCATCTGGCCTTCTGGCGGATCGCGGTCCAGCCCGGGAAGCCACTCGCCTTCGGGTCGATCGGGGATCGACCGGTGATCGGCCTGCCGGGCAACCCCGTGAGCGCACTCGTGACGTTCGAGCTCTTCGTGCGGATCCTGCTGCGCGGAATGCTCGGACTGCCCGGCGACGGACGGCTGCACGTCACCGCGCGTCTCGACGCGACCGTGCCCAAGGACCGTGAGCGCCGGGCGTACCTGCGTGTCGTCCTTCGACCGGACACTGATGGCTGGCTGGCCAGCCCGGCCGGCGGGCAGGGGTCGGCGCAGCTTCGCTCGCTCGCCGCTGCGGATGCCCTGCTGGTGGTCCCGGAGGGGGAGGCGGCGGGAGAGGCCGGCGCTCGCTACGATGCCGTCCTGCTGCGAGGAGTCTCGTGA
- the moaCB gene encoding bifunctional molybdenum cofactor biosynthesis protein MoaC/MoaB, which yields MNPSHLGPGGAPRMVDVGGKPVTARRAVATASVRMRPEVLGTLLDAGGPKGDAFVVARLAGIAAAKRTSQLIPLCHPIALDRVDVELTAERDAGVVTVRAEARATARTGVEMEALTAVSVAALTLYDMAKALQRDIVIEHIELIAKEGGRSGAWSRELDDAAPIAATAEHQAKVITCSTRAAAGERTDESGPAIVSALREAGFDVAPEPILLADDEDLIASTLARLADAGARLIVTSGGTGLTPGDRTPSATLRVVDREIPGLAELMRAAGIASTPMASLSRGVVGARGTTLIVNLPGSPRGAIESLQAVMPVLRHALEQLAGGDH from the coding sequence GTGAATCCATCTCACCTGGGCCCGGGCGGCGCGCCACGGATGGTCGACGTCGGGGGCAAGCCGGTCACCGCCCGCCGCGCGGTCGCGACGGCCAGCGTGCGGATGCGGCCGGAGGTGCTGGGCACGCTGCTGGATGCCGGCGGCCCGAAGGGGGATGCCTTCGTCGTCGCCCGGCTGGCCGGGATAGCTGCGGCCAAGCGCACCTCGCAGCTGATTCCGCTGTGTCACCCGATCGCGCTCGACCGGGTCGACGTGGAGCTGACTGCCGAGCGCGATGCCGGAGTCGTCACCGTCCGGGCCGAGGCACGCGCCACCGCACGCACCGGTGTCGAGATGGAGGCGCTGACCGCGGTGAGCGTGGCGGCGCTGACGCTGTACGACATGGCCAAGGCGTTGCAGCGCGACATCGTGATCGAGCACATCGAGCTGATCGCCAAGGAGGGCGGTCGGAGCGGGGCGTGGTCGAGGGAATTGGACGACGCTGCCCCAATCGCGGCCACCGCTGAGCACCAGGCCAAGGTCATCACCTGCTCGACCCGCGCCGCGGCGGGGGAGCGCACGGACGAATCCGGCCCGGCGATCGTCTCCGCGCTGCGCGAGGCGGGCTTCGACGTTGCGCCCGAGCCGATCCTGCTCGCGGACGACGAGGACCTGATCGCCTCGACGCTGGCCCGACTGGCCGATGCCGGGGCGCGGCTGATCGTCACCAGCGGGGGCACCGGGCTGACGCCGGGTGACCGCACCCCTTCTGCAACGCTCCGCGTCGTGGACCGCGAGATCCCCGGCCTGGCCGAGCTGATGCGTGCCGCCGGCATCGCATCCACACCGATGGCCTCGCTGTCGCGGGGCGTGGTCGGGGCCCGCGGGACGACGCTGATCGTCAACCTTCCAGGGTCGCCGCGGGGCGCGATCGAGTCGCTGCAGGCGGTCATGCCGGTCCTGCGGCATGCGCTCGAGCAGCTCGCCGGGGGAGATCACTAG